In Persicimonas caeni, a single window of DNA contains:
- a CDS encoding serine/threonine-protein kinase, translated as MYRVVAAVTSNSPHYRPAEPIGQLGPFDLLEFLGEGAMGQVWRARHREQGVDAAIKVVTEEQALREEYGRQFRQEVRAVAGLSHPGVVMVFDHGEVTPEVEDATLGELRAHSPYLAMELCPRGSLADVERQLSFASIRSILLALLDALAHAHARGVIHRDIKPGNILLADEPDWGRVKLTDFGLAFVAERFEDAVLRGACGTPSFMSPEQFRGHWRDVGPWTDLYAIGCLAYYLVCGKPVYRAFPTVSVAKKHLHAPIPPLEPRIAVPEAFEGWVRRLLHKDPLERYRNAADASGPLQEMRPLPEMSPLQSTGTQKATRPRRASKPERSFQLLGAGLGLYGLRHVPLVGRQEERDALWTTLCEAVETHSPRAALIRGPSGVGKSFLAQWLCERAEELGLALNLRATHSPSPGGGEGLPKMLARHFRAAGLERAALVERLRGWFRARGVDDAYEWDALAEIISPATEADLERGQRKIQFARPEQRYALIARVLGLIARERAVIVWLDDLQWSSDSLSLLRYCLDSDACADVPLVLVGTIRSEALVDQSTAMHLVAEFALHKAITHVGLGPLPSHEQARFIETLLHLAPALARQVADRTRGNPLFAVQLVGDWVDRGVLEVGEAGFVLADGEEAPVPDDVFEVWSSRLERALSQADEETMYALELAAVLGLEVNEAEWRASLRLTGTGFPEAQIQRLLSHRLLDETDTGVRFAHSMLRESLERRAKEAGRYVGHHRVCARMLQERYGGEKQAAERLGRHLLAARAYLDALDPLLVGARARGNASDFEATLVLLDLREGAIEALGLPTVCAPRIENWALRAICMAFLHDYEAAYALARRALNSAEKLDDPRLTATCCYRLSQCVQFQGDYGRALPLLQRAQALAADFDDDDLAMRLASGMGQALTRLGRPDEAVEHLEKARALATALDDTLHLPAVLDALGSCERHRGRLAEAEAVFREALAHCNETGHYLVLSMLMNSLGDVVRLQGRLAEAEQIYRKVVAGEDTHHQRGVSTALLNLALIYVQTDRFKQAKPILDDLAPGFERQQHARFLLYTRAISLPCLAAEADWYTFERRLGLVLEGIGATGLVDVDLAICLEKAGQLAADARHNDYATRLFDAAAQQRLNAQGA; from the coding sequence TTGTACCGAGTCGTAGCCGCCGTGACCTCCAACTCTCCACATTATCGCCCTGCCGAACCGATCGGTCAGTTGGGGCCGTTCGACCTGCTCGAGTTTTTGGGTGAGGGGGCGATGGGCCAGGTGTGGCGGGCGCGGCATCGTGAGCAGGGGGTGGACGCGGCCATCAAGGTGGTGACCGAGGAGCAGGCGCTGCGTGAGGAGTACGGGCGTCAGTTTCGCCAGGAGGTGCGCGCGGTCGCCGGGCTGAGTCATCCGGGCGTGGTGATGGTCTTCGACCACGGCGAGGTCACTCCCGAGGTCGAGGACGCGACGCTCGGCGAGCTTCGGGCGCATAGTCCGTACCTGGCGATGGAGTTGTGCCCGCGGGGGTCGCTGGCCGACGTCGAGCGCCAGCTCTCCTTCGCGTCGATTCGCTCCATTCTGCTCGCGCTGCTCGACGCCCTGGCCCACGCCCACGCTCGCGGGGTCATCCACCGCGACATCAAGCCCGGCAATATCCTGCTGGCCGACGAACCGGACTGGGGCCGCGTCAAGCTGACCGACTTCGGCCTGGCGTTCGTCGCCGAGCGCTTCGAGGACGCGGTCTTGCGTGGCGCCTGCGGCACGCCGTCGTTCATGTCGCCCGAGCAGTTCCGGGGCCACTGGCGAGACGTCGGCCCCTGGACCGACCTGTACGCCATCGGGTGCCTGGCCTACTACCTGGTGTGCGGCAAGCCGGTGTACCGCGCGTTTCCGACGGTCTCGGTCGCCAAGAAGCACCTGCACGCGCCTATCCCGCCGCTCGAGCCGCGCATCGCGGTGCCCGAGGCGTTCGAGGGCTGGGTGCGCCGGCTGTTGCACAAAGATCCGCTCGAGCGCTACCGCAACGCGGCCGACGCGTCCGGTCCACTGCAGGAAATGAGGCCGCTTCCGGAGATGAGCCCGCTGCAGTCGACGGGCACCCAGAAGGCGACGAGGCCGCGCCGCGCGTCCAAGCCGGAGCGTTCCTTCCAGCTTCTGGGCGCCGGGCTGGGCCTGTACGGGCTTCGCCACGTGCCGCTGGTCGGCCGTCAGGAGGAGCGCGACGCGCTGTGGACGACGCTGTGCGAGGCGGTCGAGACGCACAGCCCGCGCGCGGCGCTCATCCGCGGGCCGTCGGGGGTGGGCAAGAGCTTTTTGGCCCAGTGGCTGTGCGAGCGCGCCGAGGAGTTGGGCCTGGCGCTGAACCTGCGCGCGACCCACAGCCCCAGCCCCGGCGGCGGCGAGGGGCTGCCCAAGATGCTCGCCCGCCATTTTCGCGCCGCCGGGCTCGAGCGCGCCGCGCTCGTCGAGCGGCTGCGGGGCTGGTTTCGAGCGCGCGGCGTCGACGACGCCTACGAGTGGGACGCGCTGGCCGAGATCATCTCGCCTGCGACCGAGGCCGACCTCGAGCGCGGCCAGCGCAAGATCCAGTTCGCCCGCCCCGAGCAACGCTACGCGCTGATCGCGCGGGTGCTGGGCCTCATCGCCCGGGAGCGCGCGGTGATCGTGTGGCTCGACGACCTGCAGTGGTCCTCCGACAGCCTAAGCCTTTTGCGCTATTGCCTCGACAGCGACGCGTGCGCCGACGTGCCGCTGGTGCTCGTGGGCACCATCCGCAGCGAGGCGCTCGTCGACCAGTCGACCGCGATGCATCTGGTCGCCGAGTTCGCCCTGCACAAGGCCATCACCCACGTGGGGCTCGGCCCGCTGCCGTCGCACGAGCAGGCTCGGTTCATCGAGACCTTGCTGCATCTGGCCCCCGCCCTCGCCCGGCAGGTCGCCGACCGCACGCGGGGCAACCCGCTCTTTGCGGTGCAGTTGGTGGGCGACTGGGTCGATCGCGGGGTGCTCGAGGTCGGCGAGGCGGGGTTCGTGCTCGCCGACGGCGAGGAGGCGCCGGTGCCCGACGACGTCTTCGAGGTGTGGTCGAGCCGGCTGGAGCGCGCGCTGTCGCAGGCCGACGAAGAGACGATGTACGCCCTCGAGCTCGCCGCCGTGCTCGGCCTGGAGGTCAACGAAGCCGAGTGGCGAGCGAGCCTGCGTCTGACGGGCACGGGCTTTCCCGAAGCCCAGATCCAGCGACTCTTGTCGCACCGGCTGCTCGACGAGACCGACACGGGCGTGCGCTTCGCCCACAGCATGCTGCGCGAGTCGCTGGAGCGCCGCGCCAAGGAAGCGGGCCGCTACGTGGGCCACCACCGGGTGTGCGCGCGGATGCTCCAGGAGCGCTACGGCGGCGAGAAGCAAGCCGCCGAGCGCCTCGGCCGCCACCTGCTGGCCGCGCGCGCCTATTTGGACGCGCTCGACCCGCTGCTCGTCGGCGCGAGGGCGCGCGGCAACGCCTCGGACTTCGAGGCCACGCTGGTCCTGCTCGACCTTCGCGAGGGGGCGATCGAGGCGCTGGGTCTGCCGACAGTGTGCGCGCCGCGCATCGAGAACTGGGCGCTGCGGGCGATCTGCATGGCGTTTCTGCACGACTACGAGGCCGCCTACGCCCTGGCCCGGCGCGCGCTGAACAGCGCCGAGAAGCTCGACGACCCGCGGCTGACGGCCACGTGCTGCTACCGGCTTTCGCAGTGCGTCCAATTCCAGGGCGACTACGGGCGCGCCCTCCCCTTGCTGCAGCGCGCGCAAGCGCTCGCCGCGGACTTCGACGACGACGATCTGGCGATGCGCCTGGCCAGCGGCATGGGCCAGGCGCTGACCCGTCTGGGCCGCCCCGACGAGGCCGTCGAGCACCTCGAGAAGGCCCGCGCGCTGGCCACCGCGCTCGACGACACCCTCCACCTGCCCGCCGTGCTCGACGCGCTGGGCAGCTGCGAGCGCCATCGCGGCCGGCTGGCCGAGGCCGAGGCGGTCTTTCGCGAGGCCCTCGCCCACTGCAACGAGACGGGGCACTACCTGGTGCTGAGCATGCTGATGAACTCGCTGGGCGACGTGGTCCGCCTGCAGGGACGCCTGGCCGAGGCCGAGCAGATCTACCGCAAGGTGGTCGCCGGGGAGGACACCCACCACCAACGCGGGGTGAGCACCGCCCTGCTCAACCTGGCGTTGATCTACGTGCAGACCGACCGCTTCAAGCAAGCCAAGCCGATCTTGGACGACCTCGCCCCGGGCTTCGAGCGCCAGCAACACGCGCGCTTTTTGCTCTACACCCGCGCCATCTCGCTGCCCTGCCTGGCCGCCGAGGCCGACTGGTACACCTTCGAGCGACGCCTGGGGCTCGTGCTCGAGGGCATCGGGGCGACGGGCCTCGTCGACGTCGACCTGGCCATCTGCCTCGAAAAAGCAGGCCAGTTGGCCGCCGACGCGCGCCACAACGACTACGCCACGCGCCTCTTCGACGCCGCCGCCCAGCAACGCCTGAACGCCCAAGGCGCCTGA
- a CDS encoding serine/threonine-protein kinase produces MTSNAPDHRSPKPIARLGPFDLLEFVGEGSMGQVWRARHREQGVPAAIKVVTEARALREEYRRQFRQEVRAVAGLSHPGVVMVFDYGQLSPEVEEATLGELRAQSPYLAMELCPRGSLADVERQLSFGSIRSILLSLLDALAHAHARGMVHRDIKPANILLDDVSQHDKAGWTGVKLTDFGLAFVAERVEDATTRGACGTPAFMSPEQFRGRWRDVGPWTDLYSIGCLAYYLVCGEPAYAGRSIVQVAQKHLRAPVPRLKPRIAVPDEFEGWVRRLLQKNPLERFRNAADAAWPLLLMDAPDEDAPRGDAYDFSGQASTLVLAPFDELLNSTGPGRAIRSSAPVLDEPPPPTRPPASAGPLLDAAPAPLSTSWQHMVGRRPSIRLLGAGLGLYGLRHIPMVGREDERDALWNTLCEAIETRSPRAALVRGPSGVGKSFLAQWLCERALESGAAVHLQATHSPNPGGAEGLPRMLARHFRAAGLDRADLVARLRDWYRSRGVNDAYEWDALAELISPATETDVARGQRKIQFARPQQRYALVARLLELMAQKRAVIVWLDDLQWSTDSLAFLRFCLDSELCARLPILLLGTIRDEALADESAAHSKIAELAVDETITHVGLDPLSKYEQADLIEKLLYLSPALARKVADRTGGNPLFAVQLIGDWVDRGVLEVGEEGFVLADGEHAQIPADIFDVWSSRLDEVLADADDATMCALELAAVLGMEVDDDEWRACLDEAGWAYPEAATQTLLQHNLLEDADTGIRFVHGMLRESLERRAEQHDRLVAHHFICAQVLQRLYDDEPQLAERLGRHLLAAESYQEALEPLLEGAKARGNAGEFDTTLTLLDLHRDAIDALQLPEICAPRAQNDMLRAHTLSLQAQHQTAIVAAQRAVDTARQLDDARLLARTHFRRAKVHHIHGDYDAALGDLETAQRFLGPSQTDAELAGDIAQAMGAILQRLGRFDEAVAKLTESLDCAVPGRLLSRYFILGSCERRRGNLDAAQTHLQRALEIYRELGTYVRGAELLLEFGELARMRGDLSEASRVYRRVMNQTAQSDPSMNSTAKLNLALVHLQRRQFHSAEPLVEQVREEFERDNRTLMLVYVRAMELVVMASAGDWSTLDRATPHLIATIRTHNLVDVDLAILFELAGELCVEREQTDCAKALLGFAREQWVKVGNQERAKATHHATEKLESAR; encoded by the coding sequence GTGACTTCGAACGCACCAGACCATCGTTCTCCCAAACCCATCGCTCGGTTGGGGCCCTTCGACCTGCTCGAATTTGTGGGTGAGGGCTCTATGGGCCAGGTGTGGCGCGCGCGTCACCGCGAGCAGGGAGTGCCCGCCGCCATCAAGGTCGTCACCGAGGCGCGCGCCCTGCGCGAAGAATACAGGCGCCAATTTCGCCAAGAAGTGCGCGCCGTCGCCGGGCTGAGTCACCCGGGCGTGGTCATGGTCTTCGACTACGGCCAGCTCTCCCCCGAAGTCGAGGAGGCGACGCTGGGCGAACTTCGAGCTCAGAGCCCGTATCTGGCCATGGAGCTGTGCCCCAGGGGCTCGCTGGCCGACGTCGAGCGCCAGCTCTCCTTTGGGTCGATCCGCTCCATCCTCTTGTCGCTGCTCGACGCCCTGGCCCACGCCCACGCTCGCGGCATGGTCCACCGCGACATCAAGCCGGCCAATATCCTGCTGGACGACGTCTCGCAGCACGACAAGGCCGGCTGGACCGGCGTCAAGCTGACCGACTTCGGGCTCGCCTTCGTCGCCGAACGCGTCGAGGACGCGACCACCCGCGGGGCCTGCGGCACGCCCGCGTTCATGTCCCCCGAGCAGTTTCGTGGACGCTGGCGAGACGTCGGCCCCTGGACCGACCTCTACTCCATCGGGTGCCTGGCCTATTACCTGGTCTGTGGCGAGCCGGCCTACGCGGGCCGCTCCATCGTTCAGGTCGCCCAAAAGCACCTGCGCGCCCCCGTCCCTCGCCTGAAGCCGCGCATCGCGGTGCCCGACGAGTTCGAGGGCTGGGTGCGACGACTCCTTCAAAAGAACCCCCTCGAGCGCTTTCGAAACGCCGCCGACGCCGCCTGGCCGCTGTTGTTGATGGACGCGCCCGACGAGGACGCGCCGCGAGGCGACGCCTACGATTTTAGCGGCCAGGCCAGCACCCTGGTGCTCGCACCCTTCGACGAGCTGTTGAACTCGACGGGACCGGGACGCGCGATTCGAAGCTCGGCGCCCGTCCTCGACGAGCCGCCCCCGCCCACTCGACCGCCCGCCTCGGCGGGACCACTTCTGGACGCCGCCCCTGCCCCCTTGTCGACGAGCTGGCAGCACATGGTCGGCCGACGCCCCTCGATCCGGCTGCTGGGCGCCGGCCTCGGCCTCTACGGGCTGCGCCATATCCCGATGGTCGGCCGCGAAGACGAGCGCGACGCCCTTTGGAACACGCTCTGCGAGGCCATCGAGACCCGCAGCCCCCGCGCCGCGCTCGTTCGCGGCCCGTCGGGCGTGGGCAAGAGCTTTTTGGCCCAGTGGCTCTGCGAGCGCGCCCTCGAGTCGGGCGCGGCCGTCCACCTGCAGGCCACCCACAGCCCCAACCCCGGCGGCGCCGAGGGCCTGCCGCGCATGCTCGCGCGCCACTTTCGCGCCGCCGGCCTCGACCGCGCCGACCTCGTCGCCCGGCTGCGCGACTGGTACCGCTCGCGCGGGGTCAACGACGCCTACGAGTGGGACGCGCTGGCCGAGCTCATCTCGCCGGCGACCGAAACCGATGTCGCCCGGGGCCAACGCAAGATCCAATTCGCCCGGCCCCAGCAACGCTACGCGCTCGTCGCCCGCCTGCTCGAGCTGATGGCCCAGAAGCGCGCGGTGATCGTGTGGCTCGACGACCTGCAGTGGTCGACCGACAGCCTCGCCTTTTTGCGCTTCTGCCTCGACAGCGAGCTGTGCGCCCGGCTGCCCATCTTGCTGCTCGGCACCATCCGCGACGAGGCGCTGGCCGACGAGTCGGCCGCCCACTCCAAGATCGCCGAGCTCGCCGTCGACGAGACCATCACCCACGTCGGCCTCGACCCGCTCTCCAAGTACGAGCAGGCCGACCTGATCGAAAAGCTGCTCTACCTGTCGCCCGCCCTGGCCCGCAAGGTCGCCGATCGCACCGGCGGCAACCCCCTCTTCGCGGTCCAGCTCATCGGTGACTGGGTCGACCGGGGCGTGCTCGAGGTCGGCGAGGAGGGCTTCGTGCTCGCCGACGGCGAACACGCCCAGATCCCCGCCGACATCTTCGACGTCTGGTCGAGCCGCCTCGACGAGGTCCTGGCCGACGCCGACGACGCGACGATGTGCGCCCTCGAGCTCGCCGCCGTGCTCGGCATGGAGGTCGACGACGACGAGTGGCGAGCTTGCCTCGACGAAGCCGGCTGGGCCTACCCCGAGGCGGCCACGCAAACCCTGCTGCAACACAACCTGCTCGAAGACGCCGACACCGGCATCCGCTTCGTCCACGGCATGCTGCGCGAGTCACTCGAGCGCCGCGCCGAGCAACACGACCGACTGGTCGCCCACCACTTCATCTGCGCCCAGGTCCTCCAACGCCTGTACGACGACGAACCCCAACTCGCCGAGAGGCTCGGCCGTCACCTGTTGGCCGCGGAGTCCTACCAAGAGGCGCTCGAGCCGCTGCTCGAGGGGGCGAAGGCGCGCGGCAATGCCGGTGAATTCGACACCACGTTGACCCTCCTCGACCTACACCGTGATGCCATCGACGCGCTCCAGTTGCCCGAGATCTGCGCGCCCCGCGCGCAAAACGACATGTTGCGCGCCCACACGCTCTCCCTGCAGGCACAGCACCAGACAGCCATAGTGGCCGCCCAGCGCGCCGTCGACACCGCTCGACAACTCGACGACGCGCGCCTCTTGGCACGCACCCACTTTCGCCGCGCCAAGGTTCACCACATCCACGGCGATTACGACGCCGCGCTGGGCGACCTGGAGACGGCCCAGCGCTTCTTGGGCCCGTCGCAGACCGACGCCGAACTGGCCGGCGATATCGCCCAGGCCATGGGCGCCATCTTGCAGCGACTCGGCCGCTTCGATGAAGCCGTCGCCAAGCTCACCGAGTCGCTCGACTGCGCGGTGCCCGGCCGTCTGCTGTCTCGCTACTTTATTCTCGGAAGCTGTGAGCGTCGCCGCGGCAACCTCGACGCCGCGCAGACCCACCTGCAGCGCGCCCTCGAAATCTACCGCGAACTGGGCACCTATGTGCGCGGGGCTGAATTGCTGCTCGAGTTCGGCGAACTCGCCCGCATGCGCGGCGACTTGAGCGAAGCAAGCCGCGTCTACCGTCGCGTGATGAACCAAACAGCGCAAAGCGACCCCTCGATGAACTCGACGGCCAAGCTCAACCTGGCCCTGGTTCACCTGCAGCGCCGCCAATTTCACAGCGCCGAGCCGCTCGTGGAGCAAGTCCGCGAGGAGTTCGAGCGCGACAATCGCACACTGATGCTCGTGTACGTACGCGCCATGGAGCTGGTGGTCATGGCCAGCGCGGGCGATTGGAGCACTCTCGACCGCGCCACGCCCCATCTGATCGCCACCATCAGGACTCATAATCTGGTCGACGTCGACTTGGCGATCCTTTTCGAACTCGCCGGCGAGTTGTGTGTCGAACGCGAACAAACCGACTGCGCCAAGGCGCTGCTCGGCTTCGCCCGAGAGCAGTGGGTCAAGGTGGGCAACCAAGAACGAGCGAAGGCGACGCATCACGCGACCGAAAAACTCGAATCTGCCCGATAA